The following DNA comes from Actinomycetota bacterium.
ATTGCCATGCTCAGGAAGTTGCAGGAATTAAGGCTCATCCCCGCCGAGAACTATGCCTGGTCTTGCGTCAAAAAGTAACCTGGACTAGAGCACTTCACCCCGACCATGGCGTTAACCCACCTTGTTAATAATACACCTTTAATTCTTTTCGCCATCGCGTTTGACCATCAATTGATGGGCGATCTCGTTCAGTCTAGCGTAGTAGCTTGCCCACTCGAGAGGCATATTTTGTCGAGACTCCTCTCTATAATTTTTAATGTATTTGCCGGTTATTGGCTCGGTGGATTGATACCTTTTGGCTTTATTTGCCCCCGAAGATTCCATCGCTTGCTCCTTCGCCTTAGGAGCCACGATTTCGAGCAGTCCATTTGAGAGCATTCTGACCAGAATTCTGCAGAGTGAAAGGGACGTCAAATGAGATTTATCCTTTAAATCTTTGACACTCCTCTTCTTATCCAGTAGGTACAGGACTTTCCATTCTTGGGGCTTTATGATAATGTCCTCATTCGATTTACCGGGAGCTTCGGACATTTGTACCATTGTATCAAGGGAGGGAAGTACCTCCTTTATCTTTTTCCACTCTTCCTGACGCTTGGTGGCTTCGGCTAAGATGTCCTCGACGCTCATGTATATCCCGATATCTTCCTCTTCGGGGATATTCTCGGTTTCGAAATAGTAGGAACCCTCTTTCCAATCGAAGATTTCAAAGAGGGCGTCTTCTATTTGTTCTTTTATGAATTGCTCGAGCACGTCTTTCTTCATCCCCCTGGAGATCAAGATTTCCCCAAGGCGCTTCTCGGGTTGCTCTTGTTGACATAAAAGAGCTTCTTTCAAATCATCCTGGGATATTAGCCCCGCATCTATCAACCGCGTGCCCAGGGGAATCCGATTTTGAGGGGTTATGGCGAAAAAG
Coding sequences within:
- a CDS encoding DUF4388 domain-containing protein; its protein translation is MPLQGNLNEFSLSQIFQLISLAGKTGSLTVSSKGAEGKIYFREGRVFFAITPQNRIPLGTRLIDAGLISQDDLKEALLCQQEQPEKRLGEILISRGMKKDVLEQFIKEQIEDALFEIFDWKEGSYYFETENIPEEEDIGIYMSVEDILAEATKRQEEWKKIKEVLPSLDTMVQMSEAPGKSNEDIIIKPQEWKVLYLLDKKRSVKDLKDKSHLTSLSLCRILVRMLSNGLLEIVAPKAKEQAMESSGANKAKRYQSTEPITGKYIKNYREESRQNMPLEWASYYARLNEIAHQLMVKRDGEKN